In bacterium, the genomic stretch TTTTCCATTTTATCTTTTTACATAACTTCAGTAATTACAAGGTTCTTTTGTCGTTCTTTCGTCGTTTAAGAATAGCCACACCCTATTTTAATAATATACGGCTCCTTTTTAAACCAATTCATGCTTTTTCATTATTAAGTTTTTGTTTTATATATTCAATTATATCTCTTACAGTAACAAAATCATCTGAATCATCACTATAGATATTTAAACCAAATTCCTTCTCAATCCCAACCACAATATCAACCATTTCTGTAGAATCAATACCCAAGTCATCTTTCAAAGAAGTATTATGATGCCATTCGTTTTCCTTTAAACCTATTATCTTAACAAAGACTCCTTTTAGCCTATCCTCAATACACATTTTACTCATCTCCTTTCTCCTCTTCTATTTTTCTAATTTCAAAACTTATCTTACCTCCATCAGGACAAGTTGTATGTATTACCTTCTCCTCTTTTTCAAATGGGAATGTTGCTCCAAAGCGAAGAGCAAATAATGATGGAAAGATAGTATGATAGGCAGCTCCACAGAACCCACCTACTGTGGTTAACCCGTCAAATTCAAATTGATCTCCTTCCTTATAACCATAGAAACACCTACCAGTTTCCTTCTGGACTTTTACCATAAATTTGATTAGAGCAGGCATAATTTATCACCTCCTGGAATTATTAAACTTTTTAATTAATAGACTGCTATTAACTCCACCTTGCCCTCTTAAATTTAGAAGGGCAATATCTATATTTGCTTGGCGGATTTTGTTAGGAACATAGTCAAGGTCACACTCAGGATCAGGATTTTCATAGTTTATTGTTGGTAGTAATACACCTTTATTCATTGCTAATACTGTGCTTATCAAGTCTATAGCTCCTGATGCACCAAATAGGTCTCCAATCATAGACCTTGGCGTACTTATTGCCAATTTATAAGCATGATCTCCAAAGACTTCTTTAATAACAGCAGTTTCAATCTTATCGCCTTCAGGAGTAGCTACTCCATCTGCCGAGATGTAGTCTACTTCACTCGGCATGATACCACCCATTTGTAAGGCTAATTTAATAGCTCTGTTAAACTCCTTCCCATTTGGTGAAAACCGAATAGGGTGGTAGCCATCACTAGTCATTCCATATCCAATAACTTCCGCATAGATATTTGCCTTTCTTTTTAGAGCATGTTCAAGTTCCTCCAGGACTATAATTCCTGCTCCTTCACCTATAATTAGACCACTCCGCTCTTTATCAAATGGCCTATATACCTTAGATGATTCATCACCATCTCTATTTGACAATAAAGTACATGTGCTACAGCAAAGTAAACCATAGGGTGTAATAAGAGCTTCACTTCCTCCAACAAATAATATCTCTGCATCCCCACTTTTAATAACTCTTGTACCATATCCAACAGCTACATTACTTCCTGCTCTGTCAGCCACAACAGTTTTACTATAGCCCTTAATACCATAAAAAATTGATATCTGTCCCTGGGGAGCAGCAGGGAACCAAGCAGTAGCTAAGTATGGACTGACTTCTTTAATGCCAGAGGCATGAAGATGCCGCAGTTCAGTCTCTGAAAACTCTTGACCGCCAAGAGAATTACCTATTATAATTCCTACTTGGGTTAAGTCTTCCTTTTCTAACTTAAGGTTAGCATCCTCGATAGCTAAATGAGTAGCGACTAATGCATATTGAGAAAATTTATCAATCTTTCTTAATAACCTTATAGGGAAGTAGTCTTCAGCTTTAAAGTCTTTAATCTCACCTGCTATTTTACATTGGAATTTGGAAGCGTCAAATCTTGTAATCTTACCTATATAGGATTCCCCTTTTATGCTATTCTCCCAAAATTCTCTTTTCCCAATTCCGCTTGGGGCAACTATTCCTAAACCCGTAATAACTACCCTTCTACTCATCCTTTTCTCCCTTTTTGTTAGGAATATCTTCTAAGGAGTAGAGCAGAATGTATACCTGAAAAACCACTAGAATTTTTTAACACCACATCTACTTTCCCTTCTCTAGCCTTATTAGGGATATAGTCAAGGTCGCAATCAGGATCTGGATTCTCATAATTTATTGTCGGTGGCATAAGATTATTCTCTATTATTAAACTACAAGCAATTAACTCGATACTATTTGCTGCTGATAAAGGATGTCCAATCATAGATTTAATTGAACTTATAGGTACATGGTAAGCATGATCTCCCAGGGAAATTTTCAAAGCCGAAGTCTCATTTCTATCATTCTGTTCTGTAGAACTCCCATGAGCATTAATATAATCTATCTCCTCTGGTTTGATACCAGCATGTTTAATTGCCAACTTAATTGCTCTTGCCAAGTCTATTCCATCTGGTGAGAGATCAGTCATGTGGAAGGCATTACAAGTAGTACCATAACCAATTATCTCAGCATAAATATGAACACCTCTATCTAAGGCATGTTTAAGTTCTTCTAAAATAAGAATACCACATCCTTCTCCTAATATGAATCCATCACGATCGCGATCAAATGGCCGGGAGGCACGTGAAGGTTCATCATTTTTTGAGATAGCACCTATTACATCAAAGGCGGCAAGTGCAATAGGAGTTATTGGCGCCTCTGAAGCACCTGCTATCATTATATCAGCTTCATCATTAAGTATTGTCTCGCAAGAGAACCCCACAGCATCAACACCAGCAGTACATCCAGTAGAAATGGTATTACAGATTCCACAGATACTATATAGAGATGAAATTTCATTTGAAGGAGTATTAAACATTGAAGCTTGATAAAGATATGGACTCACATACTCAGGATTAATAGGCTCTTTCCCTCTTTCTGTAACAATAAGAAACTCTTCTTCCATAAATTTCGTGCCACAGATAGCATTAGCAATACTAACTCCGACCCTCTCTTTATTCACCGCAGACATGTTAAGCATAGAATCTTCCACAGCCATCTTTGTTCCCGCTACCGAAAATTGAACATATCTATCCATCCTGCGAATCTGCTCTTCTCTTAATCCTAATCTTCTCGGATCAAAATCTTTAACCTCTGCTGCTATCTTTGATTTAAACTCTGAAGTATCAAAGCTTGTAATCCTCTCCACACCAGATTTCCCACATATTGTTGCTTTCCAAAACCTTTCTTTCCCAATACCGTTAGGAGATATTACCCCCACACCTGTAATAACAACCCGTCTTTTCATTTTTGATCTTTCCTTTCACCTTTCAAAAGGTTATCAAATTTAGTAAAATTAAAGCTCCAGGAATATTAACAATGATATGAGAAAGGTATCCTGGAATTAAGCTATCTGTTTTTTTATATAACAGACACCAAACTAATCCTGATACAACAGTGGTTAGGAAGATAGCCAGAGGAGAGAAAGACTTACATATTTGACCTCGTACAACAAGATGGTGAATACCAAATACTATTGAGGAATATATTGCTGCAAGGTATCCCCTGTTTTGGAATTTTCCGAATAAGAATCCTCGCCAGTAAAATTCTTCAAAAAATGGGTTGATAAGAATAAATCCAATGACCAAGATTATATCTATTAGTTGAAGCCTTACATCGAATTTTAAAAAGATATGAATAAGGCTAAAAGCAGAAAAACATAGACCAAAGAATACCCATTTTAGACTTCTTCTCCCTATTCGCCTAAAGCCAAATTTTGAAAATATTGAAAATGAATATCTCCTCTCTACCATCATTGGGAACAGAGTACAACAAAATAGATAATAAATGATAAAAAAAGGTATCCATGTTTGAGAAATAGGCATAAAGCTACAAGACAGAGTTGAAACAAATCTTAAACCAATCATAAAGAGAAACGGAGATATAAGAATAACTATTTTTTTCTTTAAAGACATGATTTTACTCCTTCCATTTGACTCTACGGTGTAAGAATATCAATTAACAACTATCCCATCATGAAGAGTTATCACTTGGCTAGCATATCGCATTATTACTGGGTCATGTGTAGAGAACACAAATGTAGTACCCTCTCTTCTATTTATCTTAAGCATAAGATCAATAATCTCTTGACCTGTTTTAGAGTCAAGATTAGCTGTTGGTTCATCTGCCAAAACTATACTTGAATTAATTACTAAAGCCCTTGCTATTGCCACTCTTTGTTTCTGACCTCCACTTAGTTCCTCCGGACGATGATGAATACAATTAGATAACCCTACTTCTTCAAGAACAGAAATGATTTTTTTGTGGCGATCTAAAGAATTAGAACCTTTTAACAACATTGGAAATTCAACATTTTCATAAGCAGTTAATACTGGAATGAGATTGAAGGACTGAAAGATAAAACTGATCTTATCCCTTCTTATCTTAGTAAGTTCTTTACTATTTAACCTGGTTATATCTTGGTTATCATCGATATAAATCTTTCCAGAAGTCGGCTTGTCAAGACATCCAATCAAATTCAATAAGGTTGTTTTCCCTGATCCGGAAGGACCTACTACTGATAGAAAGTCTCCTTTCTTTATCTTTAAACTAATTCCTCGTAAAGCATTAACTTCTATCTTTCCTAACTGATAGATTTTTGTTACATTCTCTACTATCACACTTTTCATTGTCCTCCTCCTTTAGAATAATATTCTAAAAATATACGGATGTTTCAATTCCCAAATTAAAGTTTACTGGATCTATTCCAAATTCACTATTTTCTTTCCCTAAATTTAATTTGTGCTTTAAGGTAAAGGTTATATCTTGAAATAGTATGGTGCTAACATCAGAATGAACCATTAGACTTAAATCATCTAAATTCCAAACAATAGTATCACAAGTTGAAATCATATTGGCGATATTCGGCTGGATAAAACTGACCATAAGATAGTTTTTCCTCATCTCTGTGGGGTTAAAAAGATCTTCTCCTCCTTGATTATTCTTGATGGAATTAATAAAATTGTCCATCTCTGTTTTACTATACCCTTCTCCATTATAATAATACTCTATCATAAATGTATTGGTTGACGGAAAGACATAAGAACCTCCAAGTACAAATTTGACAAAACAACCTTTCCCTTTCTCTTCTTGAACATAAGAGCTATTAATATAGGTTTTATCACTTCTGTCTTTTGCAGCAATCTCACTATGGATCTCTACATTTGATATAAATCCAGCCATGTCTACACCTATGATATATTTGTCTTTGGTATGAAATATACTTGTCGAAAGATCAAAATTATGAAAAAGTGTCTCAAACCTTCCTCCGTATCCCCAATCGTTTTCTCCATTTTTTAGTTTAACATCTGCTATCACACCAGTAAAAGAAGATTGGCTTGAAGAATTTACTATTTTGAAAGCAGTTACACCCTCATTTTGTCGTTTGGGTTCTGCAGGATCTTTAGATGGTTCGATAGAATCAGTTGGATTCCAAGCATATCCAGTTCCCCAGGCAATCCTCTGTTTACCTATACGGAAAAAGACCCCTTCCCAGAATTCTAAATCACAATATCCTTGATCAATATTCCCTTCCACATTAGTAGATTCGGTGGTAGCATAAGTAAAAGCTGTCTTTAGATGTAAATCAATATTATTTGCAATGTAAATGTTCATATTATTTTTTGATTCAAGAGAATTCTCTATTTTAGATAAGTTCTGTGTATTATTAGGATTAATTAGTGATTCAGAGTTTAGCCTATTGTAGCTCAGGGTATTTATATTACTTCCATTAACCGTAATCTTCCTCAACATGGTCTCACCTTCATTTCCTTTCTTATCCTTTGCAAATAAAGGTGGAGTTATGGAATATAAAAGAGTAATAGCTATTATAGTAATAAATATTCTTTTCATTGCACTATTAATATTTAGTTATATTTAGTTCCTTTCTAAGTATTGTTTTGTAAATATTTCATCAGGAATCTCAACGCTGGTATCAATTTCGAGATCAACCATAATGGACTTTTCATCACTTAATGTACTTTCCATCCGGAGTTCTGTTGGTCTCAATCGGCCTCCTATCTTTTTAATACCTGAGAAGGTGAGGGTTTTTATCAATTTTCCCGAACTTGTATAGAATTCTCTTCTAATAGGCAGAAAATTGTCTTTTCGAATCCAATAGATAATCTTGTCGTAAGATATACTTCTATCCTTTGCCTTGAGTTCTAAGAGATAAGCTTCAATACCGCCTATCCTTACTATATCCACGAAAGTTGCATTATAGTCTTTTACCAGATTGAGTCTCATAATATCACCGTTAGAGAAGTTACCTCCAAAGGTTTTTTGTTTGGCCGAAATCCGTATTGACCTTGATATGGTTGGCAAATACAACCACATATTATCTCCATTTCTAAGCACCTTCTTCCCTTTTTCTCTCAGAGGGGCCAAAAACTCTAAAAATATTTTGTTGTCTCCTTTCATGTACATCTTCAGCCTCATTGTCTTAGTAGGTCTTTTAGGTCTTACAATCTTCATTTCTTTAACATACACCACCGCATCCGGATTCATTATTGCATCTGCCGTTGCAACAATTTGGTTTGCTGAAAGTTCAGCTCCCACAACTGGTTTAACACTTACTATTCCCATTATTAATACTAAAGTTATATCTTGAACTTTCATTATCTATCACCTATCCTTCAATAATTTTTCCATCCTGTAATTCCATCTTTCTTTTTGCCTTGGCAGCTACATCATGATTATGGGTTACTACTAATATAGTGAGCCCATTACTATGAAGTTCTTCCAATATCTT encodes the following:
- a CDS encoding beta-ketoacyl-[acyl-carrier-protein] synthase family protein gives rise to the protein MKRRVVITGVGVISPNGIGKERFWKATICGKSGVERITSFDTSEFKSKIAAEVKDFDPRRLGLREEQIRRMDRYVQFSVAGTKMAVEDSMLNMSAVNKERVGVSIANAICGTKFMEEEFLIVTERGKEPINPEYVSPYLYQASMFNTPSNEISSLYSICGICNTISTGCTAGVDAVGFSCETILNDEADIMIAGASEAPITPIALAAFDVIGAISKNDEPSRASRPFDRDRDGFILGEGCGILILEELKHALDRGVHIYAEIIGYGTTCNAFHMTDLSPDGIDLARAIKLAIKHAGIKPEEIDYINAHGSSTEQNDRNETSALKISLGDHAYHVPISSIKSMIGHPLSAANSIELIACSLIIENNLMPPTINYENPDPDCDLDYIPNKAREGKVDVVLKNSSGFSGIHSALLLRRYS
- a CDS encoding ABC transporter ATP-binding protein, giving the protein MKSVIVENVTKIYQLGKIEVNALRGISLKIKKGDFLSVVGPSGSGKTTLLNLIGCLDKPTSGKIYIDDNQDITRLNSKELTKIRRDKISFIFQSFNLIPVLTAYENVEFPMLLKGSNSLDRHKKIISVLEEVGLSNCIHHRPEELSGGQKQRVAIARALVINSSIVLADEPTANLDSKTGQEIIDLMLKINRREGTTFVFSTHDPVIMRYASQVITLHDGIVVN
- a CDS encoding type II CAAX endopeptidase family protein is translated as MSLKKKIVILISPFLFMIGLRFVSTLSCSFMPISQTWIPFFIIYYLFCCTLFPMMVERRYSFSIFSKFGFRRIGRRSLKWVFFGLCFSAFSLIHIFLKFDVRLQLIDIILVIGFILINPFFEEFYWRGFLFGKFQNRGYLAAIYSSIVFGIHHLVVRGQICKSFSPLAIFLTTVVSGLVWCLLYKKTDSLIPGYLSHIIVNIPGALILLNLITF
- a CDS encoding acyl carrier protein, which gives rise to MSKMCIEDRLKGVFVKIIGLKENEWHHNTSLKDDLGIDSTEMVDIVVGIEKEFGLNIYSDDSDDFVTVRDIIEYIKQKLNNEKA
- a CDS encoding beta-ketoacyl-ACP synthase II; protein product: MSRRVVITGLGIVAPSGIGKREFWENSIKGESYIGKITRFDASKFQCKIAGEIKDFKAEDYFPIRLLRKIDKFSQYALVATHLAIEDANLKLEKEDLTQVGIIIGNSLGGQEFSETELRHLHASGIKEVSPYLATAWFPAAPQGQISIFYGIKGYSKTVVADRAGSNVAVGYGTRVIKSGDAEILFVGGSEALITPYGLLCCSTCTLLSNRDGDESSKVYRPFDKERSGLIIGEGAGIIVLEELEHALKRKANIYAEVIGYGMTSDGYHPIRFSPNGKEFNRAIKLALQMGGIMPSEVDYISADGVATPEGDKIETAVIKEVFGDHAYKLAISTPRSMIGDLFGASGAIDLISTVLAMNKGVLLPTINYENPDPECDLDYVPNKIRQANIDIALLNLRGQGGVNSSLLIKKFNNSRR
- a CDS encoding TIGR04076 family protein; this translates as MPALIKFMVKVQKETGRCFYGYKEGDQFEFDGLTTVGGFCGAAYHTIFPSLFALRFGATFPFEKEEKVIHTTCPDGGKISFEIRKIEEEKGDE
- a CDS encoding outer membrane lipoprotein-sorting protein, with the protein product MKVQDITLVLIMGIVSVKPVVGAELSANQIVATADAIMNPDAVVYVKEMKIVRPKRPTKTMRLKMYMKGDNKIFLEFLAPLREKGKKVLRNGDNMWLYLPTISRSIRISAKQKTFGGNFSNGDIMRLNLVKDYNATFVDIVRIGGIEAYLLELKAKDRSISYDKIIYWIRKDNFLPIRREFYTSSGKLIKTLTFSGIKKIGGRLRPTELRMESTLSDEKSIMVDLEIDTSVEIPDEIFTKQYLERN